A DNA window from Stutzerimonas stutzeri contains the following coding sequences:
- a CDS encoding LutC/YkgG family protein, which produces MSAKANILAKLKKSLEGATPIVDDYDESLVTQPWTYAPEQRIARLRQLMEAVHTEIHLTSVAGWPALLEQLLHDRQLPSLLIAPTTPYGQRFTEHCAGREGLPTLKAYDRPVEEWKQELFDDTPASLTGTLGAIASTGSLIMWPTREEPRLMSLVPPVHFAILKASEIHDNFYEIQQKFQWAAGMPTNALLVSGPSKTADIEQVLAYGAHGPKDLILLILEDA; this is translated from the coding sequence ATGAGTGCCAAGGCCAACATCCTCGCCAAGCTGAAAAAAAGCCTGGAAGGCGCTACGCCCATCGTCGATGACTACGACGAGTCGCTGGTCACCCAACCTTGGACCTACGCGCCCGAGCAGCGTATCGCTCGTCTGCGCCAGCTTATGGAAGCGGTGCATACCGAGATCCACCTGACCAGCGTCGCCGGCTGGCCAGCCCTGCTCGAACAGCTATTGCACGATCGCCAGCTGCCAAGCCTGTTGATTGCCCCGACCACGCCGTACGGCCAGCGCTTCACCGAGCACTGCGCCGGCCGCGAAGGCCTGCCGACGCTCAAGGCCTACGACCGCCCGGTCGAGGAGTGGAAGCAAGAGCTGTTCGACGACACCCCGGCCAGCCTCACCGGCACCCTTGGCGCAATCGCCTCCACCGGCAGCCTGATCATGTGGCCGACCCGCGAGGAGCCGCGCCTTATGAGCCTGGTACCGCCGGTACATTTCGCCATCCTCAAGGCCAGCGAAATCCACGACAACTTCTACGAGATCCAGCAGAAGTTCCAGTGGGCCGCCGGCATGCCGACCAATGCGCTGCTGGTCTCCGGCCCGTCGAAAACCGCCGACATCGAGCAGGTGCTGGCCTACGGCGCCCATGGCCCGAAGGATCTGATCCTGCTGATCCTGGAGGACGCATGA
- a CDS encoding LutB/LldF family L-lactate oxidation iron-sulfur protein: MNAEQRIPAIQIENAGDPDFRARARTSLKDDQLRRNFRTAMDSLMTKRATAFSDADERERLREMGNRIRARALSKLPELLERLETNLTRNGVNVHWAETVEEANNIVLEIARAHEAKQVIKGKSMVSEEMEMNHFLEGHGIECLESDMGEYIVQLDHEKPSHIIMPAIHKNAGQVATLFHEKLGVEYTKDVDQLIQIGRRTLRQKFFEADIGVSGVNFAVAETGTLLLVENEGNGRMSTGVPPVHIAVTGIEKVVENLRDVVPLLSLLTRSALGQPITTYVNMISSPRKADELDGPQEVHLILLDNGRSQAFADSELRQTLNCIRCGACMNHCPVYTRVGGHTYGEVYPGPIGKIITPHMVGLDKVPDHPSASSLCGACGEVCPVKIPIPAILRRLREENIKAPDDPHKVMLGQGSKYSKKERLMWAGWRLLNTSPTLYRLFGFFATRLRALTPSNIGPWTQNHSAPKPAARSLHELAREHLEGKR; this comes from the coding sequence ATGAACGCCGAACAGCGTATTCCCGCGATACAGATCGAGAACGCCGGCGACCCGGATTTCCGCGCCCGCGCCCGCACGTCACTGAAGGACGACCAGTTGCGACGCAACTTCCGCACCGCCATGGACTCGCTGATGACCAAGCGCGCCACGGCGTTCAGCGATGCCGACGAACGCGAGCGGCTGCGCGAGATGGGCAACCGGATCCGCGCCCGCGCACTGTCGAAGCTGCCCGAATTGCTCGAGCGGCTGGAAACCAACCTGACCCGCAACGGCGTGAACGTGCACTGGGCGGAGACGGTGGAAGAGGCGAACAACATCGTCCTTGAGATCGCCCGCGCCCACGAGGCGAAGCAGGTGATCAAGGGCAAATCGATGGTCAGCGAAGAGATGGAAATGAACCATTTCCTCGAAGGTCATGGCATCGAATGCCTGGAATCGGACATGGGCGAATACATCGTCCAGCTCGACCACGAAAAGCCTTCCCATATCATCATGCCGGCCATCCACAAGAACGCCGGCCAGGTCGCGACCTTGTTTCACGAGAAACTAGGCGTGGAGTACACCAAGGACGTCGACCAACTCATTCAGATCGGCCGCCGCACACTGCGCCAGAAATTCTTCGAGGCCGATATCGGCGTCTCCGGCGTGAACTTCGCAGTGGCTGAAACCGGCACCCTGCTGCTCGTCGAGAACGAGGGCAACGGGCGCATGTCCACCGGCGTGCCGCCGGTACACATCGCCGTCACCGGCATTGAAAAGGTCGTGGAGAACCTGCGTGACGTGGTCCCGCTGCTCTCGCTGCTGACCCGCTCGGCGCTCGGCCAGCCGATCACCACCTACGTCAACATGATCTCCAGCCCGCGCAAGGCCGATGAGCTCGACGGCCCGCAGGAAGTGCACCTGATCCTGCTGGACAACGGCCGCAGCCAGGCCTTCGCCGACAGTGAATTGCGCCAGACGCTCAACTGCATCCGCTGTGGCGCCTGCATGAACCATTGCCCGGTGTACACCCGCGTCGGCGGTCACACTTACGGCGAGGTCTACCCCGGCCCCATCGGCAAGATCATCACGCCGCACATGGTCGGCCTGGACAAGGTGCCGGATCATCCCAGCGCCTCTTCTCTATGCGGCGCTTGTGGCGAAGTCTGCCCGGTGAAAATCCCGATCCCGGCCATTCTGCGTCGGCTGCGTGAAGAGAACATCAAGGCACCGGACGATCCGCACAAGGTCATGCTTGGCCAGGGCAGCAAGTACTCGAAGAAGGAACGCCTGATGTGGGCCGGCTGGCGCCTGCTCAACACCAGCCCGACGCTTTACCGCCTGTTCGGCTTCTTCGCTACCCGTCTGCGCGCCCTTACGCCATCGAACATCGGCCCCTGGACGCAGAACCACAGCGCACCAAAACCTGCCGCCCGCTCGCTGCACGAGCTGGCCCGCGAGCACCTGGAGGGCAAGCGATGA
- a CDS encoding (Fe-S)-binding protein yields MSQLFYDAAPNATRVAPPLPKPREYPAKPSQVYLFGTCVVDLFYPEAGLDAIRLLEREGLTVHFPQGQTCCGQPAYTTGYTDEARKVARAQLELFANDWPVVVPSGSCAGMLRHHYLDLFKDEPATLARVEALAERTFELAEFLLNVCKVEFKDAGTPAKVALHTSCSARREMNTHLHARALLAQLGQVERVEHDHESECCGFGGTFSVRMPDISGAMVLDKTRALKESGAHQVISADCGCLMNINGSLEKQREALRGQHLASFLWQRTGGAR; encoded by the coding sequence ATGAGCCAACTCTTCTACGATGCCGCGCCGAACGCTACCCGCGTCGCGCCGCCGCTGCCAAAGCCGCGCGAATACCCCGCCAAGCCGAGCCAGGTTTATCTGTTCGGTACCTGCGTAGTTGACCTGTTTTATCCCGAGGCCGGCCTGGATGCCATCCGCCTGCTCGAACGCGAAGGATTGACCGTGCACTTCCCGCAGGGCCAGACCTGCTGCGGCCAGCCGGCCTACACAACCGGCTACACCGATGAAGCACGCAAGGTCGCACGGGCGCAGCTGGAGCTGTTCGCCAACGACTGGCCGGTGGTCGTCCCTTCCGGCTCGTGCGCCGGAATGCTGCGCCACCACTATCTGGACCTGTTCAAGGACGAGCCGGCCACCCTCGCCCGAGTCGAAGCGCTGGCAGAGCGCACGTTCGAGCTGGCCGAGTTTCTGCTCAACGTCTGCAAGGTCGAGTTCAAAGATGCCGGCACGCCAGCCAAGGTCGCGCTGCACACCTCCTGCTCGGCCCGCCGGGAAATGAATACCCACCTGCACGCCCGCGCGCTACTCGCTCAGCTGGGCCAGGTCGAGCGCGTCGAGCATGACCACGAAAGCGAATGCTGCGGCTTCGGCGGCACCTTCAGCGTGCGCATGCCCGACATCTCCGGTGCCATGGTGCTGGACAAGACCCGCGCGCTGAAGGAATCCGGTGCGCATCAGGTGATCAGCGCCGACTGCGGCTGCTTGATGAACATCAACGGTTCGCTGGAAAAGCAGCGTGAAGCCCTGCGCGGCCAGCATCTGGCGAGCTTCCTCTGGCAACGCACCGGAGGTGCCCGATGA
- a CDS encoding L-lactate permease has product MSNGLLALFAFTPILLAAIMLIGLRWPASRAMPLVFLFTAAIGLFVWDMSVNRIIASTLQGLVITLGLLWIIFGAILLLNTLKHSGGITAIRAGFTTISPDRRIQAIIIAWLFGCFIEGASGFGTPAAIAAPLLVAVGFPAMAAVLLGMLVQSTPVSFGAVGTPIVVGINSGLDTATIGAQLVAQGSSWNAYLQQITSSVAITHAIVGTVMPLIMVLMLTRFFGKEKSWKAGFEVLPFAIFAGLAFTLPYAATGIFLGPEFPSLLGGLVGLAIVTTAARYKFLTPKTTWDFADAKEWPAEWLGTIEMKLDEMTARPMSAFRAWLPYVLVGAILVISRVFPQVTAALKSVSIAFANILGETGVNAGIEPLYLPGGILVMVVLITFFLHGMRASELKAAVKESSGVLLSAGFVLLFTVPMVRILINSGVNGAELASMPIVMARYVADSVGSIYPLLAPAVGALGAFLAGSNTVSNMMFSQFQFGVAQSLGISGAMVVATQAVGAAAGNMVAIHNVVAASATVGLLGREGSTLRKTIWPTLYYVLFTGVISLIAIYVLGVTDPLVGL; this is encoded by the coding sequence ATGTCCAACGGACTGCTCGCACTTTTCGCCTTCACACCCATTCTGCTCGCAGCAATCATGCTGATCGGCCTGCGCTGGCCCGCCAGCCGCGCCATGCCGCTGGTCTTCCTGTTCACCGCAGCCATCGGGCTGTTCGTCTGGGACATGAGCGTCAACCGGATCATCGCCTCTACGCTGCAAGGCCTAGTAATCACCCTGGGCCTGCTGTGGATCATCTTCGGCGCGATCCTGCTGCTGAACACCCTGAAGCACTCCGGCGGCATCACCGCCATTCGCGCTGGTTTCACTACCATCAGCCCTGACCGCCGTATCCAGGCCATTATCATCGCCTGGCTGTTCGGCTGCTTCATCGAAGGCGCCTCCGGCTTCGGCACTCCGGCCGCCATCGCCGCACCGCTGCTGGTTGCGGTCGGCTTCCCAGCGATGGCCGCAGTCCTGCTCGGCATGCTGGTGCAAAGCACGCCGGTTTCCTTCGGTGCGGTCGGCACGCCGATTGTCGTCGGCATCAACAGCGGCCTGGATACCGCCACCATCGGCGCGCAACTGGTTGCCCAAGGTTCCAGCTGGAACGCCTACCTGCAGCAGATCACCAGCAGTGTGGCGATCACCCATGCCATCGTTGGCACCGTGATGCCACTGATCATGGTACTGATGCTGACCCGCTTCTTCGGCAAGGAAAAAAGCTGGAAAGCCGGCTTCGAAGTGCTGCCGTTCGCGATCTTCGCGGGCCTGGCATTCACCCTGCCCTACGCTGCCACCGGCATCTTCCTCGGCCCGGAATTCCCGTCGCTGCTCGGCGGCCTGGTCGGTCTGGCTATCGTCACCACCGCTGCTCGCTACAAATTCCTGACGCCGAAGACCACCTGGGACTTCGCCGATGCCAAGGAATGGCCGGCCGAGTGGCTCGGCACCATCGAAATGAAGCTGGACGAGATGACAGCTCGCCCGATGAGCGCCTTCCGTGCCTGGCTACCCTATGTACTGGTCGGCGCGATTCTGGTGATCAGCCGCGTGTTCCCGCAGGTCACTGCCGCGCTGAAATCGGTATCCATCGCGTTTGCCAACATCCTCGGCGAAACCGGCGTCAATGCCGGCATCGAGCCGCTGTATCTGCCGGGCGGCATCCTCGTCATGGTGGTGCTGATCACCTTCTTCCTGCACGGCATGCGCGCTTCCGAGCTCAAGGCGGCGGTGAAGGAATCCAGTGGCGTGCTGCTCAGTGCGGGCTTCGTGCTGCTGTTCACCGTGCCGATGGTGCGCATCCTGATCAACTCCGGCGTCAACGGCGCTGAACTGGCCAGCATGCCGATCGTCATGGCGCGCTACGTCGCCGACAGCGTAGGCAGCATCTACCCGCTGCTGGCACCCGCCGTAGGCGCACTGGGCGCGTTCCTCGCCGGCTCCAACACGGTCAGCAACATGATGTTCAGCCAGTTCCAGTTCGGCGTAGCACAATCACTGGGCATTTCCGGTGCGATGGTGGTTGCCACCCAGGCCGTCGGTGCTGCGGCAGGCAACATGGTCGCGATCCACAACGTGGTTGCTGCATCCGCCACCGTTGGCCTGCTCGGCCGCGAAGGCTCCACGCTGCGCAAGACCATATGGCCTACGCTGTACTACGTGCTGTTCACGGGGGTGATCAGCCTGATCGCCATCTATGTGTTAGGCGTAACCGACCCGCTGGTCGGGCTGTAA
- a CDS encoding GntR family transcriptional regulator, which produces MDVGVVRQRRLADDIVAQLETMILEGTLKAGERLPAERALAERFGVSRPSLREAIQKLAAKGLLVSRHGGGTFVAESLGSTFSDPLLHLLENNSDAQRDLLEFRHTLEGSCAYYAALRATEVDQKRLTEAFVALQDCYAREGKVTRAEEGAADAQFHLAIAEASHNAVLLHTIRGLFDLLKRNVVTNIGGMYALRDETRDMLMSQHRELYEAIMGRRATEAREVIHRHINYVQEVLAEGQQEAQRLARAQRRQGERMLKEG; this is translated from the coding sequence ATGGACGTGGGAGTGGTGCGGCAGCGGCGGCTGGCGGACGATATCGTCGCGCAGCTGGAAACCATGATTCTCGAAGGCACGCTCAAGGCAGGTGAGCGTCTTCCGGCGGAGCGCGCCCTGGCTGAACGCTTTGGAGTTTCGCGGCCTTCGCTGCGCGAAGCGATACAGAAGCTCGCGGCCAAGGGGCTGCTGGTCAGCCGGCATGGTGGCGGTACGTTCGTGGCCGAGTCGCTCGGCTCGACGTTCAGTGATCCGTTGTTGCATCTGCTTGAGAACAACAGCGATGCGCAGCGCGATCTACTGGAATTTCGTCACACACTTGAGGGCAGCTGTGCCTATTACGCGGCGCTGCGTGCGACCGAGGTCGACCAGAAGCGGCTCACCGAAGCTTTCGTGGCATTGCAGGACTGCTATGCCCGTGAAGGCAAGGTCACGCGGGCGGAAGAAGGGGCGGCCGATGCCCAGTTCCATCTCGCGATTGCCGAAGCCAGCCACAACGCGGTGTTGCTGCACACCATCCGTGGCCTGTTCGATCTGCTCAAGCGCAACGTGGTAACCAACATCGGCGGTATGTACGCCCTGCGTGACGAAACGCGGGACATGCTGATGAGTCAGCATCGCGAGTTGTACGAGGCAATCATGGGGCGGCGAGCGACCGAGGCCCGCGAGGTGATTCATCGCCATATCAACTATGTGCAGGAAGTACTGGCGGAGGGTCAGCAGGAGGCTCAGCGGCTGGCGCGTGCGCAGCGCAGGCAGGGCGAAAGGATGCTGAAGGAGGGGTGA
- the smpB gene encoding SsrA-binding protein SmpB gives MAKQKKQSPGTIALNKKALHDYFIEQKFEAGLVLAGWEVKSLRAGKAQLVDSYVLLKDGEAWLMGCHITPLTAASTHVIADPTRTRKLLLNKRELGKLFGAVQQKGYACVALSLYWKKHMIKCEIALGKGKKEFDKRHTEKERDSDREIQRAMRTKGKDD, from the coding sequence ATGGCCAAACAGAAGAAACAGTCCCCCGGGACCATCGCGCTAAACAAGAAAGCGCTACACGACTACTTCATCGAACAGAAATTCGAGGCTGGCCTCGTTCTGGCCGGCTGGGAAGTGAAAAGCCTGCGTGCTGGCAAGGCGCAACTGGTCGACAGCTACGTCCTGCTCAAGGATGGAGAAGCCTGGTTGATGGGCTGTCACATTACGCCGCTGACCGCCGCCAGCACCCATGTCATTGCCGACCCGACCCGAACCCGCAAGCTGCTGCTGAACAAGCGCGAGCTGGGCAAACTGTTCGGTGCAGTGCAGCAGAAGGGTTACGCCTGCGTGGCGCTATCGCTGTACTGGAAGAAGCACATGATCAAGTGCGAGATTGCCCTCGGCAAAGGCAAGAAGGAGTTCGACAAGCGCCACACCGAGAAGGAACGTGATTCCGATCGGGAGATCCAGCGCGCGATGCGTACCAAGGGCAAGGACGATTGA
- a CDS encoding type II toxin-antitoxin system RatA family toxin → MTTHIQRSALLPYPAQALFDMVNDVASYPQFLPWCSATEVLSSSETEMHASMTVAKAGLSQRFMTRNALDFGKRIEMTLEEGPFSHLHGIWEFKALGEKACKISLDLTFDYAGPLVKATLGPLFNQAANTLVDAFCERAKQLYG, encoded by the coding sequence ATGACGACGCACATTCAACGTTCCGCGCTGCTGCCGTATCCGGCGCAGGCGCTGTTCGACATGGTCAACGACGTAGCCAGCTACCCGCAGTTCCTGCCCTGGTGTTCTGCGACCGAGGTGCTTTCCAGCAGCGAGACCGAAATGCACGCCAGCATGACGGTGGCGAAGGCCGGGCTGAGTCAGCGCTTCATGACGCGCAACGCACTGGATTTCGGCAAGCGTATCGAGATGACCCTTGAAGAGGGGCCTTTCAGTCACCTGCACGGCATCTGGGAGTTCAAGGCACTGGGTGAGAAGGCCTGCAAGATCAGCCTGGACCTCACCTTCGATTACGCTGGGCCGCTGGTCAAGGCGACGCTTGGGCCGTTATTCAATCAGGCCGCCAATACCTTGGTAGATGCCTTCTGCGAGCGGGCGAAGCAGCTTTATGGATAA
- a CDS encoding RnfH family protein: MDKQSIAVEVVYALADKQKLLQMTVAAGTTVREAALRSGLDAHFPGLDLAAAPLGIFGKAVPKPEERVLEEGERVEVYRPLIADPKEVRKQRAARAAKSKGETSDEDA, translated from the coding sequence ATGGATAAGCAGTCGATTGCGGTTGAAGTGGTCTATGCGTTGGCGGACAAGCAGAAGCTGCTACAGATGACGGTGGCCGCCGGCACCACGGTGCGCGAGGCCGCGCTGCGCTCGGGTCTGGATGCTCACTTTCCCGGTTTGGACCTGGCTGCGGCGCCGCTGGGGATCTTCGGCAAGGCGGTGCCCAAGCCTGAGGAGCGAGTGTTGGAAGAGGGTGAGCGGGTCGAGGTATACCGGCCGCTGATTGCCGACCCGAAAGAGGTGCGCAAACAGCGGGCTGCGCGAGCGGCCAAGAGCAAGGGTGAGACGTCTGATGAGGACGCCTGA
- a CDS encoding outer membrane protein assembly factor BamE: MQNTKLMLTSLTLVGLFALAGCSFPGVYKVDIQQGNVVTQDMIDQLRPGMTRQQVRFIMGNPLITDTFHANRWDYLYSIQPGGSQRQQERVSLVFNANDQLAGLAGDFMPGVSRDEQILGRDAQAPVSTPAAKPSQPEERPAPGSLLEQIQREVDQAEPVPVPIPEPLETE; the protein is encoded by the coding sequence ATGCAAAACACCAAGCTCATGCTGACCAGCCTCACCCTTGTGGGTCTGTTCGCACTCGCCGGTTGTTCATTTCCCGGGGTTTACAAGGTCGACATTCAACAGGGCAATGTCGTCACGCAGGACATGATAGACCAGTTGCGCCCCGGAATGACCCGCCAGCAGGTGCGGTTTATCATGGGCAACCCGCTGATCACCGACACCTTCCATGCCAACCGCTGGGACTACCTGTACAGCATCCAGCCCGGCGGCAGTCAGCGCCAGCAGGAACGCGTGAGCCTGGTATTCAATGCGAACGACCAACTGGCTGGCCTTGCCGGCGACTTCATGCCCGGCGTGAGTCGCGACGAACAGATCCTTGGCCGCGACGCACAGGCGCCAGTCAGCACGCCTGCAGCCAAACCAAGCCAGCCAGAAGAGCGTCCCGCACCCGGCTCGCTGCTGGAGCAGATTCAGCGTGAAGTGGACCAGGCCGAACCGGTCCCGGTGCCGATTCCCGAGCCGCTGGAAACCGAATAA
- the fur gene encoding ferric iron uptake transcriptional regulator yields MVENSELRKAGLKVTLPRVKILQMLDTTDRRHMSAEDVYKALMEAGEDVGLATVYRVLTQFEAAGLVVRHNFDGGHAVFELADSGHHDHMVCVDSGDVIEFFDPEIEKLQKEIVKRHGYELVDHNLVLYVRKKD; encoded by the coding sequence ATGGTCGAAAATAGCGAACTACGTAAAGCTGGGCTCAAGGTAACTCTGCCGCGGGTTAAAATCCTGCAGATGCTGGACACTACCGATCGCCGTCACATGAGCGCCGAAGACGTCTACAAGGCGTTGATGGAGGCGGGTGAGGATGTCGGACTGGCGACGGTCTATCGCGTGCTGACCCAGTTCGAGGCGGCCGGCCTGGTAGTTCGGCACAACTTCGATGGTGGTCATGCCGTCTTCGAACTGGCCGATAGCGGGCACCATGACCACATGGTCTGCGTCGACAGTGGCGATGTCATCGAGTTCTTCGATCCCGAGATCGAGAAACTGCAGAAAGAGATCGTCAAGCGCCACGGCTACGAGCTGGTGGATCACAATCTGGTGCTCTACGTGCGCAAGAAAGACTGA
- the recN gene encoding DNA repair protein RecN has product MLVHLSVHNYAIVEHLDLELKRGMSVISGETGAGKSIMLDALGLTLGDRTDSSVVRIGADKADILASFDLDDIPDARAWLAERDMDNEGPCILRRVITAEGRSRGYINGTPCPQGDLKALGELLIDIHSQHEHQSLLKTDTHRRLLDEYSGSQELARQVQLAAQRWRQTRQTLERLSNSGDEQRARHQLLSYQLEELESLSLGENELEQLEHEHKNLANAEQLLGACRQVMELCSESDAGNVLSALTSSLQRLTAFQEQPQALSEAVNLLASAQIQVEEAIGELNRFVDHFDADPERQQTLEERLDTIYTLARKHRVQPSELPTLHQRLLEELEGLNADDEAVERLGEELAAYARHYEEKAGELSRIRQAAADQLASAVEVEIQRLGMPGGKFSVQFKPAAEGELMPYGLEQVEFLVSANPGQPMRPLAKVASGGELSRISLAIQVITAQTSRVPTLVFDEVDVGIGGPTAEVVGQLLRRLGERGQVLTVTHLPQVAAQGHHHLFVHKARGTDETRTAVAELDQTGRVEEIARMLGGVDLTEQSLAHARQMVTSAQA; this is encoded by the coding sequence ATGCTGGTTCATCTGTCGGTACACAACTACGCCATCGTCGAGCACCTTGACCTCGAACTCAAACGAGGCATGAGCGTCATCAGCGGGGAAACAGGCGCTGGCAAGTCAATCATGCTGGACGCCCTTGGTCTGACCTTGGGCGACCGCACCGACAGCAGCGTCGTCCGCATTGGCGCCGATAAAGCCGACATCCTCGCCAGCTTCGATCTGGACGACATTCCCGATGCGCGAGCCTGGCTCGCAGAGCGCGACATGGACAACGAGGGTCCCTGCATCCTGCGTCGTGTGATCACTGCCGAAGGGCGCTCACGGGGGTATATCAATGGCACACCCTGCCCCCAGGGTGATCTCAAGGCACTGGGTGAGTTGTTGATCGACATTCACAGCCAGCACGAGCATCAGTCCTTATTGAAGACCGACACTCATCGACGCCTGCTCGACGAGTACAGTGGCAGCCAGGAACTGGCGCGACAGGTGCAACTGGCCGCGCAGCGCTGGCGGCAGACGCGCCAGACGCTGGAGCGCCTAAGCAATAGCGGCGACGAACAGCGCGCACGTCACCAGCTGCTCAGCTACCAGCTGGAAGAGCTGGAAAGCCTCTCGCTGGGCGAGAACGAACTGGAACAACTGGAACACGAACACAAAAACCTGGCCAATGCCGAGCAGCTGCTTGGCGCTTGCCGCCAGGTCATGGAGCTGTGCAGCGAAAGCGACGCCGGCAATGTGCTGTCCGCACTGACCAGCAGCCTGCAGCGCCTGACCGCCTTCCAGGAGCAACCCCAAGCCCTTAGCGAAGCGGTCAATCTGCTGGCAAGCGCTCAGATCCAAGTCGAAGAAGCCATCGGCGAACTCAATCGCTTCGTCGATCATTTCGACGCCGATCCCGAGCGCCAGCAGACGCTAGAAGAACGCCTGGACACGATCTACACCCTGGCCCGCAAGCATCGCGTCCAACCCAGCGAATTGCCTACCCTGCATCAGCGGCTGCTGGAAGAGCTCGAAGGACTCAACGCCGATGATGAAGCAGTTGAGCGTCTCGGCGAGGAGCTGGCGGCCTACGCCCGGCACTATGAAGAGAAAGCCGGCGAACTCAGCCGCATACGCCAGGCCGCAGCGGATCAACTGGCGAGCGCAGTAGAGGTTGAGATCCAGCGCCTGGGCATGCCAGGCGGCAAGTTCAGCGTGCAATTCAAGCCTGCAGCCGAGGGCGAGTTGATGCCATACGGCCTGGAGCAGGTAGAGTTTCTCGTCAGCGCCAATCCAGGCCAACCAATGCGACCGCTGGCCAAGGTCGCATCGGGTGGTGAGCTATCACGCATCAGCCTGGCGATTCAGGTCATCACTGCGCAGACGTCGCGCGTACCGACACTGGTATTCGACGAAGTTGACGTTGGCATTGGCGGCCCCACCGCGGAGGTCGTCGGGCAGCTGCTGCGCCGCCTCGGCGAGCGCGGGCAGGTCCTGACCGTTACCCACTTACCCCAAGTTGCCGCCCAAGGGCATCACCACCTGTTCGTACACAAGGCCCGCGGCACCGATGAAACCCGCACCGCAGTAGCCGAGCTGGACCAGACCGGTCGAGTCGAGGAGATCGCGCGAATGCTCGGCGGCGTCGACCTGACCGAACAATCACTGGCCCATGCCAGGCAGATGGTCACATCAGCCCAGGCCTGA
- the grpE gene encoding nucleotide exchange factor GrpE: MADEQNLDNQNPETPEHSEADVAEDLAARVQSLEEQLAAAQDQSLRVAAELQNIRRRAEQDVEKAHKFALEKFAGDLLAVADSLERGLELSSPDDEAVKPMREGVELTLKLLQDTLARHQLEQLDPHGEPFNAEHHQAMAMEESTHVEPGSVLKVFQKGYLLNGRLLRPAMVVVSKAPADAPPSIDEKA, from the coding sequence ATGGCCGACGAGCAGAACCTGGATAACCAGAACCCGGAAACGCCTGAGCACTCGGAAGCGGATGTAGCCGAGGATCTGGCCGCCCGCGTGCAGTCGCTGGAAGAGCAACTGGCAGCCGCGCAGGATCAGTCCCTGCGCGTGGCAGCAGAGCTGCAGAACATCCGTCGGCGCGCCGAACAGGATGTGGAAAAGGCACACAAGTTTGCGCTGGAGAAGTTCGCCGGTGACCTGTTGGCGGTGGCCGATAGCCTGGAGCGCGGTCTTGAACTGTCCAGTCCGGATGACGAGGCCGTCAAGCCGATGCGCGAAGGCGTCGAGCTGACCCTCAAACTGCTGCAGGACACCCTGGCGCGTCACCAGCTCGAGCAGCTCGACCCGCATGGCGAGCCGTTCAATGCCGAGCATCACCAGGCCATGGCCATGGAAGAAAGCACCCATGTCGAGCCTGGCAGCGTGCTTAAGGTGTTCCAGAAGGGCTACCTGCTCAACGGTCGACTACTGCGTCCGGCGATGGTCGTCGTCAGCAAGGCGCCCGCCGACGCGCCGCCTTCGATTGATGAGAAGGCTTGA